The DNA region GCTCATGTGTGTTCCAACAACTGTATCCTTAGCAAGACTTCCCTTTTTTTGAAGGTGTGTTGCACAGATGGCAAGGATAGCATCACCATCTACAATATTTCCCTTCTCGTCGCAAAGAATGACTCTGTCAGCATCTCCATCGAGTGCAATCCCAATATCCGCTTTTCTTTCTTTCACAATTTTCGCCATGCGCTCGGGATAAAGGGCACCACATTTTTTATTGATGTTAAGTCCATTTGGGGAAACACAGGTGGGGATTACGTCTGCGCCAAGTTCTCTTAACACCATTGGCGAAACACGGTATCCAGAACCATTTGCACAATCGATCACAATGCGAATACCTTCAAGCGTTAAGTGATTGGGGAAAGTGCTTTTCAGATATTGAATGTATCTTCCTGCAGCATCATCAACGCGAAAGGCTCTGCCCATGTCTGATGGCTCGGCGCGAAGATCATCAAGTTTATCTTCAAAAATTAATTGCTCCATGTAAGCTTCCTTTTCATCGGAAAGCTTGAAGCCATCATGATCGAAAAATTTTATACCATTGTAATCAATGGGATTGTGTGAAGCTGAAACCATGGCTCCACCTTTTGCTCGCATACTATTTGCAATGAAGGCAATACCGGGAGTGGGAAGTGGACCGACTAAAACAACATTCATCCCCATGGAACAAATGCCTGCAACTAAACTTGACTCAAACACATAGCCAGAAAGACGAGTGTCTTTTCCAACTACGATTTGATCTAAACCATTTACATCGCGCATTACTGTGGCAAGCGCTTGCCCCAACTTGATTGCCATGGGTGCATCCATCGGATATTTATTTGCAATACCGCGAACACCATCCGTTCCAAAAAGTTTCCTCTCCCCCATTATCCCCTCTTTTCTTCCAATAAGTTTTCCCTTGTTTTTATCACTGCGGCGTCTTGCAACAATTGATCAAGCACGCCATTAACAAATGCGTGGCTCTCTTCTGTTCCAAATTTTTTTGCAAGTTCAATTGCTTCATTCAAAACAACTCGTTCTGGTGTATCAACAATGAACAACAACTCATAGGCCGCAAGTCTTAAAACAGATTTGTCGATTACCGTCATGCGACTGAGCTTCCAGTTTTTTGAATACTGCGTGATAAGCTCATCAACTTCCTTGCCTTTGGCAAGAACTCCTTCTACCAAAGTTTCTGCAAAGTGTTTTACTTCGTCATTAAGTGCAGCGCCATCATATTGTTCCCAAAAAAGATTAAAACTTTGAGCATCACTGCCTGCAGCAATTTCTTGTTGGTATAACAATTTAAGCGCACACTCTCGTGCTTGTGTTTTATTTTTATACTTCATTGTCAAAGATCACTGTTCCTTTTTTAATTGATTCAACACATCTATGCTTTCCAAAAGTGTGCACATGGCATCATAGCCTTTATTTCCCATTTTTGAACCAGCTCTTTCAATGGCTTGCTCAAGGGTATTACAAGCCAGCACTCCAAACGCAAGAGGAACTCCAGTTTCAAGCGATAGGCCTGCAATGCCTTTTGTAGCTTCATTTACCACGAGGTCGAAATGTGGAGTGTCACCTTTGATTACGGCGCCCAAACACACAATACCGTCAAAAGTATTTTGGCGAATCATCTGTTTTGCAACAAGTGGAATTTCGAAAGCACCAGGAACTTTTACAACAGTAATGTTTTCTTCATTTCCACCAAGTCTTCGCACAGCATCAAGTGCTCCGCTCAAAAGTTTTTCAGTAATAAATTCGTTAAACCTGCTCACAATAATTCCCAGGTTTAGATTTTCAATGTTTAATTTGCCTTCAATTTTTTTCATATCGTTTCCTTACACTTTTTCCAAAAGATGTCCCATCTTCTTTTTTTTCACTTCGAGGTAACTCTTATTATACTTCACAGGTTCAATCTCAATGGGAATACGTTCTACGATTTCTAAACCATAACCTTCAAGGCCTACAAGTTTTCTGGGGTTGTTGGTCATGAGCTTCATTTTTTTCACCCCAAGCTCCACCAAAATTTGCGCTCCAATGCCATAATCTCTTTGGTCAGCTTGGAAGCCAAGTCTTTGGTTTGCTTCAACGGTATCGCAACCTTCGTCTTGCAATTGATAGGCTCTGATTTTGTTGTGCAGTCCAATCCCACGGCCTTCTTGTCTAATGTAGAGCAGCACACCTTTTCCCGCTTCTGAAATCATCTGCAACGATTTTTGAAGTTGCGGGCCACAGTCACAACGCAGTGAACCGAACACGTCTCCCGTTAAACACTCGGAGTGAACACGCACCAGCAAAGCTTCTTCCGGATTTATATTTCCTTTTACCAAAGCAATGTGTTCTTTGTTATCGATCGTATTTTTGAAGCTGTGAATCTGAAAACCTTCATCAACAGCGATGGGAAGTTTTGCTTCTACCGATTGAATAACCAAGCGCTCGTGATGCATGCAATAGCGAATGAGATCTGCAATAGTGACAACATGAAGCTGATGTTCTTTTGCAAAGACTTGCAGCTGGGGCATGCGCGCCATGCTGCCATCATCGTTCATAATTTCACAAATAATTCCAGCAGGCTTCAAACCTGCAAGCTGTGCTAAGTCAACCGAACCTTCAGTTTGCCCAGCCCTTACAAGCACACCACCTTTTTTGGCAATAAGTGGAAAAATATGACCAGGGCGCACGAGATCGTTGGGGCAAGCGTTGTCGCGCATAGCAACTTGGATTGTTTGCGAGCGATCAGCTGCCGAAATACCAGTGCTAATGCCATGCTTGGCATCAACTGAAACGGTGAAGTTGGTGTGGTGGAGAGCTGTGTTTTCTTCAACCATCAACGGCAAATTAAGCTCTGCCGCTTTTTCCGCGGTGAGGGTAAGGCAAATAAGTCCACGGCCATGCTTCGCCATGAAGTTAATTTGTTCTGGCGTTACAAATTCTGCCGCCATGACTAAATCGCCTTCATTTTCTCTGTTTTCGTCGTCGGTTAAAATTATCATTTTCCCGTGACGAAAATCTTCAATGGCTTGCTCAACTGATGTAAACGTTTCTTTCTTCATGACATTTCTTTTCTAGA from Deltaproteobacteria bacterium CG11_big_fil_rev_8_21_14_0_20_42_23 includes:
- the nusB gene encoding transcription antitermination factor NusB translates to MKYKNKTQARECALKLLYQQEIAAGSDAQSFNLFWEQYDGAALNDEVKHFAETLVEGVLAKGKEVDELITQYSKNWKLSRMTVIDKSVLRLAAYELLFIVDTPERVVLNEAIELAKKFGTEESHAFVNGVLDQLLQDAAVIKTRENLLEEKRG
- a CDS encoding phosphoglucosamine mutase, with protein sequence MGERKLFGTDGVRGIANKYPMDAPMAIKLGQALATVMRDVNGLDQIVVGKDTRLSGYVFESSLVAGICSMGMNVVLVGPLPTPGIAFIANSMRAKGGAMVSASHNPIDYNGIKFFDHDGFKLSDEKEAYMEQLIFEDKLDDLRAEPSDMGRAFRVDDAAGRYIQYLKSTFPNHLTLEGIRIVIDCANGSGYRVSPMVLRELGADVIPTCVSPNGLNINKKCGALYPERMAKIVKERKADIGIALDGDADRVILCDEKGNIVDGDAILAICATHLQKKGSLAKDTVVGTHMSNMGLELMLKERGINFLRTNVGDRYVMELMRKEGYNLGGETCGHIIFLHHTNCGDGTLAALRVLSVMCQQQKPLSQIASIFEKFPQVITNIEVSAKIPFQDIPGFSAALKDVEAKLKGRGRHLIRYSGTENIARVMLEGENQQQIQGFADELAHIIEGHMSKKKDDKQKAPRIGLDFSA
- a CDS encoding 6,7-dimethyl-8-ribityllumazine synthase; translated protein: MKKIEGKLNIENLNLGIIVSRFNEFITEKLLSGALDAVRRLGGNEENITVVKVPGAFEIPLVAKQMIRQNTFDGIVCLGAVIKGDTPHFDLVVNEATKGIAGLSLETGVPLAFGVLACNTLEQAIERAGSKMGNKGYDAMCTLLESIDVLNQLKKEQ
- a CDS encoding bifunctional 3,4-dihydroxy-2-butanone-4-phosphate synthase/GTP cyclohydrolase II encodes the protein MKKETFTSVEQAIEDFRHGKMIILTDDENRENEGDLVMAAEFVTPEQINFMAKHGRGLICLTLTAEKAAELNLPLMVEENTALHHTNFTVSVDAKHGISTGISAADRSQTIQVAMRDNACPNDLVRPGHIFPLIAKKGGVLVRAGQTEGSVDLAQLAGLKPAGIICEIMNDDGSMARMPQLQVFAKEHQLHVVTIADLIRYCMHHERLVIQSVEAKLPIAVDEGFQIHSFKNTIDNKEHIALVKGNINPEEALLVRVHSECLTGDVFGSLRCDCGPQLQKSLQMISEAGKGVLLYIRQEGRGIGLHNKIRAYQLQDEGCDTVEANQRLGFQADQRDYGIGAQILVELGVKKMKLMTNNPRKLVGLEGYGLEIVERIPIEIEPVKYNKSYLEVKKKKMGHLLEKV